The following proteins are encoded in a genomic region of Vibrio tasmaniensis:
- a CDS encoding TolC family protein, producing the protein MQMTKPKFRYLALASMLLGTFASPVFSAPLTFSEAWQILQENNNSLAAQQANVERYQHLQNSTSSLNLPSITLGANYTHLDSDVTINGEQFKNSLSGVPNLGAVGGILQPILSGLGGVTSTITEQDIFSSSIRAIWPIFTGGRITAAQTAAEGKSEEAQSQLLMEKQARYEDLSKYYFSVILAEDVVKTRQAVEAGLTQHRDFAIKLEQQGQIARVERLQADASLDKAVVERTKAQNDLKIAQLALTQILGQSQSVEPSEQLFINKNLPHMDVFIDQTLMTYPGLKILDAKEKQASSLIKAEKGKYYPEVYLYGDYSLYEDDSLASEMKPDWLVGIGVNVPLLDTSGRSDKVAAAHSAVSQVQFLKSQAKQDLTVLVQKTYLEANQAIEEVQGLNSSLSLAQENLLLRKKAFTQGLSNSLEVVDAELYLASIKTQQSAARFKYLISLNKLLALTSEMNAYSSYLTSSVPSDFDSKADTASQSKG; encoded by the coding sequence ATGCAGATGACCAAACCAAAATTCCGATACCTTGCGCTCGCCAGTATGCTTCTCGGCACATTTGCTTCGCCAGTTTTCTCTGCCCCGCTCACTTTTTCTGAAGCGTGGCAAATATTGCAAGAGAACAACAACTCACTTGCGGCTCAACAAGCCAACGTTGAACGTTATCAACATCTTCAGAATTCAACAAGTAGCCTCAATCTTCCATCTATTACACTAGGGGCTAACTATACGCACCTTGATAGTGATGTGACGATCAATGGTGAACAGTTCAAAAATAGCTTAAGTGGCGTGCCAAATTTAGGTGCAGTTGGAGGTATTCTTCAACCCATATTAAGTGGGCTTGGCGGTGTTACCTCAACCATCACCGAGCAAGACATCTTCAGCTCTTCCATCCGTGCTATTTGGCCTATCTTTACAGGCGGACGAATTACCGCTGCGCAAACTGCAGCTGAAGGTAAAAGTGAAGAAGCTCAAAGCCAACTGTTGATGGAGAAGCAAGCGCGCTACGAAGACTTAAGTAAATATTACTTCTCGGTGATCTTAGCGGAAGACGTTGTAAAAACACGTCAAGCCGTTGAAGCTGGCTTAACTCAGCATCGTGATTTCGCCATCAAGCTTGAACAACAAGGACAAATCGCACGAGTAGAACGCCTGCAGGCGGATGCTTCTTTAGATAAAGCCGTTGTTGAACGCACCAAAGCGCAGAACGACCTTAAGATTGCTCAGTTAGCACTGACTCAGATCCTTGGCCAGAGCCAAAGTGTCGAGCCTTCAGAACAACTGTTTATCAATAAGAACCTGCCTCATATGGACGTGTTCATTGACCAAACTCTCATGACCTACCCTGGCCTTAAGATTCTTGATGCAAAAGAGAAACAAGCGAGCAGCTTAATCAAGGCAGAGAAAGGTAAATACTACCCAGAAGTGTATCTTTACGGTGACTATAGCCTGTATGAAGATGACTCTCTCGCCAGCGAAATGAAACCCGATTGGTTAGTGGGTATTGGTGTGAATGTGCCGCTACTTGATACGTCTGGCCGTTCAGACAAAGTCGCTGCCGCTCATAGCGCCGTGTCTCAAGTTCAGTTCCTTAAGTCGCAAGCCAAGCAAGACTTAACCGTTTTGGTACAAAAGACCTATCTTGAAGCGAACCAAGCCATTGAAGAAGTTCAAGGCCTCAACTCAAGCCTGTCTTTGGCTCAGGAAAACCTCTTACTTCGTAAAAAAGCCTTCACTCAAGGGTTATCCAATTCATTAGAAGTGGTTGATGCTGAGCTTTATCTTGCAAGCATTAAAACCCAGCAATCTGCTGCTCGATTCAAATACCTAATTTCTCTTAATAAGCTGTTAGCACTCACCAGTGAAATGAATGCTTATTCAAGTTACTTAACGTCTTCTGTCCCGTCTGACTTTGATTCAAAAGCAGACACCGCTAGCCAGTCAAAAGGATAA
- a CDS encoding HlyD family secretion protein, which translates to MKPIKPFILSLVGIGIIGWVGYSFYQAYQPQPVKLQGQIDAQQYSISSKVPGRIDEIFVRKGDSVEKGELIFSLLSPEIDAKLEQAKAGQKAAGALAQQAENGARTQQIQAAKDQWLKAKAAADLMDKTYQRVNNLYNDGVVAEQKRDEAKTQWQAAKYTESAAFQMYQLAQEGARDETKVAAAQKAVMAAGAVAEVEAYAKDTQIHSWFNGEVSQVLLSSGELAPQGFPVVTVIDTKDAWAVLNVREDMLKHFEKGSQFEAYLPALDKSLTFQVTHIAVMGDFATWRSTDAAQGFDLRTFEVEAHPVDTDETLRMGMSLVVEL; encoded by the coding sequence ATGAAACCTATTAAGCCATTTATTCTCTCTCTGGTTGGTATCGGCATTATTGGCTGGGTTGGGTACAGCTTTTACCAAGCGTACCAACCACAGCCTGTTAAGCTTCAAGGTCAAATAGATGCGCAGCAATACAGCATCTCATCGAAAGTACCCGGCAGAATTGATGAAATATTCGTGCGTAAAGGCGATTCGGTTGAAAAAGGCGAATTGATCTTTTCTCTTCTTAGCCCTGAGATTGATGCGAAGCTAGAACAAGCAAAGGCAGGTCAAAAAGCCGCTGGCGCATTAGCACAACAAGCAGAGAATGGCGCGCGTACTCAACAGATCCAAGCGGCTAAAGACCAATGGTTAAAAGCAAAAGCAGCAGCCGATCTTATGGACAAAACTTACCAACGTGTAAACAACCTTTACAACGATGGTGTGGTTGCCGAGCAAAAGCGTGATGAAGCCAAAACTCAGTGGCAAGCGGCGAAGTACACCGAAAGCGCTGCGTTCCAGATGTATCAATTAGCGCAAGAAGGTGCTCGTGACGAAACCAAAGTGGCAGCCGCTCAAAAAGCGGTAATGGCAGCTGGTGCGGTGGCAGAAGTTGAAGCTTACGCAAAAGACACACAGATCCACAGCTGGTTTAATGGCGAAGTATCTCAGGTTCTATTGAGCAGCGGTGAACTCGCACCACAAGGCTTCCCTGTTGTGACTGTCATCGACACCAAAGATGCTTGGGCCGTGCTCAATGTGCGTGAAGATATGCTTAAGCATTTCGAGAAAGGCAGCCAGTTTGAGGCATACCTACCGGCTCTGGATAAATCATTAACTTTCCAAGTTACCCACATCGCCGTAATGGGTGATTTCGCAACTTGGCGTTCAACAGACGCAGCACAGGGCTTCGACTTACGTACTTTTGAAGTAGAAGCGCACCCTGTCGATACCGACGAAACACTGCGCATGGGCATGAGCCTAGTGGTTGAGCTTTAG
- a CDS encoding ABC transporter permease has product MSANFRSISSQSTASQSTDHHRAKNTLLRQWAIVRQDKWLLSCLTWIPLLLAASIWLIFSQGIARDLPVAVVDLEHSQISQQFTRLVDASPTLQVTQKYSSASEAAKAMIERDIYGYVVIPKHFDRDLYLGLNPQVSVFYNSQFILIGKLVNSALLQAQGTFNAQLEVVKQLSHGDTTVQSALGQAVTVQSQITPLFNKNTSYAQFLVSAVIPALWQIMIVVGTILILTANVRARGLHAWLSNAPMKSLTSTLTPYLVLFLMFGIAFSFWFYVLLDWPFNGSFMALTIAQLLTVISCIIMGCLFFFLTLDPARAMSFAGAFTAPSFAFMGITFPVTDMNTAAQIWRSLLPVSHYIEVQTAQSSYGVSASQSLISLSSMLWYAVPALVVMLLIKKHLAQASLSAKTKKEVKQGVKQ; this is encoded by the coding sequence ATGTCTGCTAACTTTCGATCTATAAGCTCGCAATCTACAGCCTCGCAATCAACTGATCATCATAGAGCGAAGAATACCTTGCTTAGGCAGTGGGCTATTGTCCGCCAAGACAAATGGTTGTTGTCTTGCCTAACTTGGATACCTTTACTTCTTGCTGCCAGTATTTGGCTGATTTTTTCGCAAGGGATCGCGCGTGACTTACCGGTTGCGGTTGTTGACTTGGAACACAGTCAAATATCGCAACAGTTCACGCGCCTTGTTGATGCGTCACCAACTTTGCAAGTCACTCAGAAATACAGCTCGGCGAGTGAAGCGGCGAAAGCGATGATTGAGCGAGATATCTACGGTTACGTTGTGATACCAAAACACTTCGACCGTGATCTCTACCTAGGCTTAAACCCGCAAGTGTCTGTGTTCTACAACAGTCAATTCATCTTGATAGGTAAACTGGTCAACTCTGCTCTGCTGCAAGCTCAAGGGACTTTTAACGCTCAGCTTGAAGTCGTTAAACAGCTGTCACACGGTGATACCACTGTCCAATCGGCATTAGGCCAAGCAGTCACAGTACAAAGTCAGATCACGCCATTGTTTAACAAGAACACCAGCTATGCACAGTTCTTGGTGTCTGCTGTTATTCCTGCTCTATGGCAGATCATGATTGTGGTGGGCACGATATTGATTTTGACGGCGAACGTTAGAGCTCGAGGCCTTCATGCTTGGTTATCCAACGCCCCTATGAAGTCACTAACATCAACATTAACGCCTTACCTTGTCTTGTTTTTGATGTTTGGTATCGCGTTTAGCTTTTGGTTCTATGTCCTCTTAGACTGGCCGTTTAACGGAAGCTTTATGGCATTGACTATTGCCCAGCTGCTTACCGTCATCAGTTGTATCATAATGGGTTGTTTGTTTTTCTTCTTAACACTGGACCCAGCAAGGGCGATGAGTTTCGCCGGCGCGTTTACGGCACCAAGTTTTGCGTTCATGGGTATTACCTTTCCGGTGACAGACATGAACACGGCAGCTCAAATTTGGAGAAGCTTATTACCAGTCAGCCACTACATCGAAGTACAAACGGCACAGTCTAGTTATGGCGTGAGCGCGTCACAATCACTGATCAGTCTCTCCTCTATGTTGTGGTATGCGGTTCCTGCGTTGGTGGTTATGTTGTTAATTAAAAAGCATCTAGCGCAAGCATCACTCTCAGCTAAAACTAAAAAAGAAGTAAAACAAGGGGTAAAACAATGA
- a CDS encoding ABC transporter permease, producing the protein MSFTQLLKQELLAVLRNPVVLLTVFGGVVFYSFLYPLPYANQVPQQLKASVVNLDKSQSSYQLERMVDATSQIELVRRDSTIADAKQAVLNQEIGGFLVIPENFYKDLLLGKSPTLSYAGDASYFLVYGTIVEGLAKAGGTLAAQVKVSHLLVEGVPLESAAKGYSAFSLNLKPTFNSRMGYIDYVVPAVFVLILQQTLAMASGLVSATQNAQSTFGYWSQTSPAKLILARCCTLVCIYYLLSMYYFGASFSMYGINLLASTTQILTLLLPFLLASCLIGILIGELVPRRELVTVVVLISSMPLIFSSGFIWPVEMMPEWLVLLSQLFPSTPAIQGFLALNQMGASWQEVAPQWTLLWGQVLLWGSLLALKLYHKSSKRIIGAV; encoded by the coding sequence ATGAGCTTTACTCAACTGCTCAAGCAAGAACTCTTAGCAGTACTTCGTAACCCTGTCGTATTGCTCACCGTGTTTGGTGGCGTGGTCTTCTACTCATTCTTATATCCATTGCCTTACGCGAACCAAGTTCCTCAACAGCTAAAAGCCTCCGTTGTAAATTTAGATAAAAGCCAAAGCAGCTACCAGTTAGAAAGAATGGTAGATGCCACATCTCAAATTGAGTTGGTACGCCGCGACTCCACAATCGCCGATGCTAAACAAGCTGTTCTTAATCAAGAGATTGGTGGGTTCCTCGTCATTCCAGAAAACTTCTATAAAGACCTGCTGCTCGGTAAAAGCCCGACGCTTTCTTACGCTGGCGATGCTTCTTACTTCTTAGTCTACGGAACCATTGTTGAAGGGCTCGCTAAGGCCGGAGGCACGTTAGCTGCGCAAGTTAAGGTAAGCCACTTGTTAGTAGAAGGAGTACCTTTAGAGTCGGCAGCCAAAGGCTACAGCGCGTTTAGCTTAAACCTAAAACCAACATTTAATAGCCGCATGGGATACATTGATTACGTGGTACCAGCCGTTTTTGTGCTGATCCTGCAACAAACCTTAGCCATGGCTTCAGGTTTAGTTAGTGCAACCCAAAACGCGCAATCAACGTTTGGCTATTGGAGTCAAACCTCTCCAGCGAAATTGATTCTTGCTCGTTGTTGTACCTTAGTCTGCATCTATTACTTGTTGTCGATGTATTACTTCGGCGCGAGCTTTTCGATGTATGGAATAAATCTGCTCGCCTCAACCACACAGATCTTGACCTTGCTGCTGCCCTTCTTATTGGCCAGTTGTTTAATCGGGATTCTTATCGGTGAGTTGGTGCCAAGAAGAGAATTAGTCACGGTTGTGGTGTTAATCAGTTCAATGCCGCTTATCTTCTCTTCAGGTTTTATCTGGCCAGTTGAGATGATGCCTGAATGGTTAGTACTGCTATCACAGTTATTCCCGAGCACACCAGCAATCCAAGGTTTCTTAGCGCTTAATCAAATGGGTGCATCTTGGCAAGAAGTAGCCCCTCAATGGACGCTGTTGTGGGGGCAAGTTCTACTATGGGGATCGTTACTCGCACTTAAGCTTTACCACAAGTCGAGTAAACGTATCATCGGAGCTGTATAA
- a CDS encoding PaaI family thioesterase produces MKVFIPHNHRRCQVCSQGFFSDSPICFEAVGDNENLAKYEALTKHETPVKHETLSKYESIAKYESVAKIVPTDKAEGYDGIMQGGIVTALHDSAMLYCLFHNNINAMTVSLTSRFHHPIAIGQELEIRAQWVKSRRNLYFLESQITQCGKLCSSAKSQFMSAPPRFDLN; encoded by the coding sequence ATGAAGGTTTTCATTCCTCACAACCATCGCCGCTGCCAAGTATGCAGCCAAGGCTTTTTTTCAGATAGCCCGATTTGCTTTGAAGCTGTTGGCGATAACGAGAACTTAGCTAAGTATGAAGCTTTAACTAAGCATGAAACGCCAGTTAAGCATGAAACTTTAAGTAAGTATGAATCTATTGCTAAGTATGAATCTGTAGCCAAGATTGTACCAACAGATAAAGCTGAGGGCTACGACGGTATTATGCAGGGGGGCATTGTTACCGCATTACACGACAGCGCGATGCTGTATTGCTTGTTCCATAACAATATCAATGCGATGACGGTGAGTTTAACTTCTCGCTTTCACCATCCAATTGCCATTGGTCAGGAACTCGAAATTCGCGCTCAATGGGTGAAAAGCAGACGTAATCTTTATTTCCTCGAAAGCCAAATTACGCAGTGTGGGAAGTTATGTTCGTCGGCAAAGAGTCAGTTCATGTCAGCACCGCCTAGATTTGATCTGAACTAG
- a CDS encoding DUF134 domain-containing protein — protein sequence MARPKKHRQLCTRAAYSCFKPNGVPMGELHKEELLLEELEALRLADQEGLSQLEAAEQMQVSRQTFGNIIKRARTKVAKCIVNGHALMIQGS from the coding sequence ATGGCTCGACCAAAAAAACATCGTCAGTTATGTACCCGTGCGGCTTACTCTTGCTTCAAGCCTAATGGTGTTCCTATGGGCGAGCTTCATAAAGAAGAACTGCTATTAGAGGAGTTGGAAGCCTTACGCTTAGCTGATCAAGAAGGATTGAGCCAACTTGAAGCCGCCGAGCAGATGCAAGTGTCTCGCCAAACATTCGGCAACATCATTAAGCGAGCACGTACCAAAGTGGCCAAGTGCATCGTCAACGGTCATGCGTTGATGATTCAAGGCAGTTAA
- the nqrM gene encoding (Na+)-NQR maturation NqrM, with product MTFLLTLLGFVGVVTLMAIGVIFSRKPIKGSCGGLAQLDIERECNCRDVCAGQNRKLYQITEPSS from the coding sequence ATGACCTTTTTGTTGACGCTATTGGGGTTTGTCGGAGTCGTTACATTGATGGCGATCGGTGTAATTTTTTCACGTAAGCCAATCAAAGGCAGTTGTGGAGGGCTCGCTCAGTTAGACATTGAGCGCGAATGCAATTGCAGGGATGTGTGTGCAGGGCAAAACCGAAAGCTGTATCAGATTACTGAGCCATCAAGCTAA
- a CDS encoding NifB/NifX family molybdenum-iron cluster-binding protein, with protein sequence MLYAIPCRDLHVGNHFARSPQIAIVDEQQQIKHLIPLVESDSPCNKKKQWMSVVKSYDVKAVVVRNIGKKMLSHLFNHDVRVFASKAKAEVTTLDFSNLQEVTDLDYGREPRNSGCSNKTCGEKGHKKQASILMAQPNQLGAIRGFRK encoded by the coding sequence ATGTTATACGCAATACCTTGTCGTGACCTTCATGTCGGCAACCATTTTGCCCGTTCTCCACAGATCGCGATTGTCGATGAGCAACAACAAATAAAGCATCTTATTCCTTTGGTTGAGTCAGACAGCCCGTGCAATAAGAAGAAGCAATGGATGTCCGTCGTTAAATCTTATGATGTGAAAGCTGTTGTGGTTCGTAACATCGGTAAGAAAATGCTGTCGCACTTGTTCAATCATGATGTTCGCGTTTTTGCATCTAAAGCAAAGGCGGAAGTTACCACTCTGGATTTCAGCAATCTACAAGAAGTAACCGACCTCGATTATGGTCGAGAGCCGCGAAATAGCGGGTGTAGCAATAAAACGTGCGGCGAGAAAGGGCACAAAAAACAAGCTTCGATTTTAATGGCACAGCCTAATCAGCTAGGCGCTATTCGAGGGTTTCGAAAATGA
- a CDS encoding choice-of-anchor X domain-containing protein, with protein MKFTKQLVFVFSLFCTLTTPVIASNAIPVGMSTSTTLSQPVTSNDNEITMLFTIDKADALKTEIIVPIDNATVYLVRPNGQVATSSNDVQANILSGDTQNPPLPGSYVFLPEVAAPESGEWKIIVDFPNPSYNTVIIAQVAIQSPIAFGMAIAANQFVLGEPVPVSALLTNKGSPLSGAQTHAVITDENRIETRLKLKDDGADFDALAEDGVYSNIFQPTAEGEYQIDGVTSVQDNGMTIVRQASKKIHVFPADIEFASHSLAPLFSSEGCLVAIEQRLEVDLKSAGDFAIHGYLTDGINELNTSKRMQLKPAKQIITLQYSTEDIFESFDSASTLTSNPTIIYTITHDDIRISAPRIKFKEAIELASFERCREPIEITGALLTTPNMSQDGTYIDSLTFEFPVHVTRNGTYTGSVNIVGSKGEYLELVSFQEPLVSGENTIRFNVLGGTFKQANGAYELNALLIYSGVDSYRQGVLGQTPTYQASDFSPPVNVTLPSNLLGLERENWQAIPASEIIEHRVGGYLRAGAAIPYDYETLASFDLSSVRGQIKQATLIVNFGESSLQYPFNNVGAYIVNQVWSPNTLSYDTFCESFTICPAWSNRLTTFNNIQ; from the coding sequence ATGAAATTCACCAAACAATTAGTGTTTGTGTTCAGTCTTTTCTGTACCCTCACCACACCGGTGATCGCGAGTAACGCAATACCTGTTGGGATGAGTACAAGCACGACGCTATCTCAGCCTGTGACTAGTAACGATAACGAAATAACAATGTTGTTCACTATTGATAAAGCTGACGCATTAAAAACAGAAATCATCGTACCGATTGATAATGCGACTGTTTATTTAGTCAGACCAAACGGACAAGTCGCGACATCATCCAATGACGTTCAAGCGAACATCCTCTCAGGTGACACGCAAAATCCCCCCCTGCCGGGTAGTTATGTTTTTTTGCCTGAAGTAGCCGCCCCTGAATCTGGCGAATGGAAGATCATCGTTGATTTTCCAAACCCCAGTTACAACACGGTAATTATTGCGCAGGTTGCTATTCAATCCCCTATTGCGTTTGGCATGGCGATAGCCGCTAACCAATTTGTGCTCGGTGAACCAGTTCCTGTCTCAGCGTTGCTGACAAATAAAGGTTCTCCCCTTTCAGGAGCCCAAACTCACGCAGTAATCACGGATGAAAATAGAATAGAAACACGCCTCAAATTAAAAGATGACGGTGCGGATTTCGACGCTCTGGCTGAAGATGGCGTCTATAGCAATATTTTCCAACCGACAGCCGAAGGGGAATATCAAATTGATGGCGTGACCTCTGTTCAAGACAACGGGATGACCATCGTTCGTCAAGCAAGCAAAAAGATTCATGTCTTTCCTGCTGATATCGAATTTGCCAGCCACTCACTCGCGCCTTTGTTCTCCTCTGAAGGTTGCTTGGTCGCTATCGAACAACGTTTGGAAGTTGATCTGAAATCAGCGGGTGATTTTGCTATTCATGGTTATCTCACCGACGGAATTAATGAACTTAACACTAGTAAGCGTATGCAGCTCAAACCCGCAAAGCAGATAATCACCTTACAATACTCAACAGAAGATATTTTTGAATCTTTTGATTCAGCATCTACATTGACTTCCAATCCGACTATCATCTACACAATCACACATGATGACATACGAATTTCAGCGCCTAGAATTAAGTTCAAAGAAGCGATTGAATTGGCATCTTTTGAACGTTGTCGAGAGCCTATTGAAATCACGGGAGCTCTACTGACTACGCCCAACATGTCTCAAGATGGAACATACATAGATTCATTAACATTTGAGTTTCCTGTGCATGTCACACGTAACGGAACCTACACTGGTTCTGTCAATATCGTTGGATCAAAAGGCGAATATCTTGAGTTGGTGAGCTTCCAAGAGCCACTGGTTTCCGGCGAAAACACCATCAGATTTAACGTTCTAGGTGGAACGTTTAAGCAAGCTAATGGGGCATATGAACTTAATGCATTGTTAATTTATAGTGGCGTCGATTCCTACCGACAAGGCGTACTTGGACAGACACCAACATACCAAGCGTCTGACTTTAGCCCGCCAGTAAATGTTACGTTGCCATCAAATTTATTAGGCCTCGAAAGAGAGAACTGGCAAGCTATTCCGGCTTCAGAGATCATTGAACATCGTGTCGGAGGTTACCTGAGAGCAGGAGCAGCAATCCCTTACGACTACGAAACGTTAGCAAGTTTTGATTTAAGTTCAGTTAGAGGACAAATTAAGCAGGCAACACTGATTGTTAATTTCGGAGAATCAAGCCTCCAGTACCCATTCAATAATGTAGGAGCATATATCGTAAATCAAGTTTGGTCTCCAAACACATTAAGTTACGACACATTCTGTGAATCTTTTACAATATGCCCAGCGTGGAGTAATCGATTAACAACATTCAACAACATTCAATAA
- a CDS encoding IS3 family transposase, which produces MALTLKGKYPLKHLLQTLQLAKSVFYYQAQTSKRPNNYERELRLIKSIYHEHKGRYGYRRIHLELKNQGFALNHKTVQRLMAQLNLKSTVRIKKYRSYRGESGTAAPNVLERDFSATQPDEKWVTDVTEFKVKEQKVYLSPVVDLFTQEVVAYRVAKNACLPLVTDMLTEAISTLKPNSKPIIHSDQGWQYRHRQYQEKVAESGLTQSMSRKGNCLDNAVAENFFALLKTEMYHNQSFEDADALIEQIKEYIEYYNTKRIKVKLKGLTPIEYRAQALKAA; this is translated from the coding sequence ATAGCTCTAACTCTTAAAGGCAAGTATCCATTGAAGCACTTACTGCAGACTCTACAGCTGGCAAAAAGTGTCTTTTATTATCAGGCTCAAACGAGCAAGCGCCCAAATAACTACGAACGTGAGCTGCGGTTGATAAAGTCAATTTATCATGAGCATAAGGGTCGATACGGCTACCGCCGTATTCACTTGGAACTAAAAAATCAGGGGTTCGCACTTAACCACAAAACGGTTCAAAGGCTTATGGCTCAGCTCAATCTTAAATCGACGGTCAGGATTAAAAAGTATCGTTCATACCGAGGAGAATCTGGAACAGCTGCTCCTAACGTGCTTGAAAGAGATTTTAGTGCGACTCAACCCGATGAAAAGTGGGTAACGGATGTCACGGAGTTCAAAGTCAAAGAGCAGAAAGTATACTTGTCTCCCGTGGTCGACTTGTTTACTCAGGAAGTGGTTGCTTATAGAGTGGCCAAAAATGCCTGCTTGCCGCTTGTCACGGATATGCTGACGGAAGCCATATCAACGCTTAAACCCAACTCAAAGCCAATTATACATAGCGATCAAGGTTGGCAATATCGCCATCGACAGTATCAGGAAAAGGTAGCGGAGAGTGGGTTAACGCAAAGTATGTCTAGAAAAGGTAACTGCTTGGATAATGCCGTTGCTGAAAACTTTTTTGCTTTACTCAAAACAGAGATGTATCACAATCAAAGCTTTGAAGATGCAGATGCTCTGATAGAGCAAATTAAAGAATACATCGAGTACTACAATACGAAACGTATAAAAGTGAAACTAAAAGGCCTGACTCCGATAGAATATCGAGCTCAGGCCTTGAAAGCCGCTTAA
- a CDS encoding helix-turn-helix domain-containing protein, producing the protein MSKYSRELKCIIAKQCLGGASSRDLAKQYSISSRQIRYWAQVFAIHGTDSFLPTKHAATAQTKRKALNLMWTNEWSLTHTSAVLNLSSPGILSVWLKRFNELGIKGLKIRHKGSPSMKQQPQRTTKPDNEMTLEELREELVYLRTENAVLKKLEELEQEKNRRTKKKRS; encoded by the coding sequence ATGTCCAAATATAGCCGAGAGCTAAAATGTATCATTGCTAAACAATGTTTAGGTGGCGCGTCATCTCGCGATTTAGCAAAACAATATTCAATTTCTTCGAGACAGATACGGTATTGGGCTCAAGTCTTTGCCATCCATGGTACTGATTCATTTTTACCCACTAAGCATGCTGCTACTGCTCAGACAAAACGAAAAGCATTGAATTTAATGTGGACGAATGAATGGTCTCTCACGCACACTAGCGCAGTATTAAATCTCTCATCCCCTGGAATACTCTCTGTCTGGCTCAAACGATTTAATGAGCTCGGTATCAAGGGGCTCAAAATACGCCATAAAGGAAGCCCCTCAATGAAACAGCAACCTCAACGTACCACTAAGCCTGATAATGAAATGACACTTGAGGAGCTAAGAGAGGAGTTGGTCTACTTACGAACTGAGAATGCCGTTCTAAAAAAGTTGGAAGAGTTGGAGCAGGAAAAAAACCGTCGAACAAAGAAAAAGCGGTCATAG
- a CDS encoding YcxB family protein, with protein MSKESGFTTEYTLDKTFFAECYDQTSLPTQFPKAYLKGILFLVFGVVLLEFELLPNGYVGWFFIVLSVIEAFSVYCKRTWWLWRQKISSGAGSKVIFSGDTDGVSYKNRKATNTIAWSDINQLEQTDLGFILHIGKQRQYVSKSCLSDEAVTFMIEQHEASKAS; from the coding sequence ATGTCTAAAGAATCCGGTTTCACCACAGAATATACCCTCGACAAGACGTTTTTCGCAGAGTGTTATGATCAAACAAGCCTTCCGACTCAATTTCCAAAAGCCTATTTGAAAGGAATACTGTTTCTTGTTTTTGGCGTGGTTCTATTAGAGTTTGAACTATTACCGAACGGTTACGTTGGCTGGTTCTTTATTGTTTTGAGTGTGATTGAAGCATTCAGCGTTTACTGCAAGAGAACCTGGTGGTTATGGCGACAAAAAATCAGCTCAGGCGCCGGCAGTAAAGTGATCTTTTCGGGGGATACTGATGGTGTGAGTTATAAAAATCGCAAAGCCACCAATACTATTGCTTGGAGTGACATCAACCAACTTGAACAGACCGATCTCGGCTTTATCCTTCATATTGGTAAACAGCGTCAATACGTGAGTAAATCTTGCTTAAGCGATGAAGCAGTCACGTTCATGATTGAACAGCACGAAGCTTCCAAAGCAAGCTAA